From one Oncorhynchus keta strain PuntledgeMale-10-30-2019 chromosome 30, Oket_V2, whole genome shotgun sequence genomic stretch:
- the LOC118376771 gene encoding uncharacterized protein LOC118376771: MKWDIKGNEEEAELSPPPDHPPAIPTSRPPPSYPHLPTTPQLSSPPDHPPAIPTSRPPPSYPHLRTTPAILTSRPPPSYLHLLTTPAILTSGPPQLSSPPEHPSYPHLRNTPAIPTSGTPQLSSPPEHPSYPHLLITPSYPHLPSTPQLSPRHDHPPAILTFMTTPQLSSPPDHPQLSSPPDHPSYPHLQTTPSYPHLLTTPSYPHLWNTPAIPTSRPPPSYPHLPTTPQLSPPPDHPPAILTSGPPQLSSPPDHPPAISTS; encoded by the exons ATGAAATGGGACATAAAAGGAAATGAAGAAGAGGCAGAG CTATCCCCACCTCCCGACCACCCCCCAGCTATCCCCACCTCCCGACCACCCCCCAGCTATCCCCATCTCCCGACCACCCCCCAGCTATCCTCACCTCCCGACCACCCCCCAGCTATCCCCACCTCCCGACCCCCCCCCAGCTATCCTCACCTCCGGACCACCCCAGCTATCCTCACCTCCCGACCACCCCCCAGCTATCTCCACCTCCTGACCACCCCAGCTATCCTCACCTCCGGACCACCCCAGCTATCCTCACCTCCGGAACACCCCAGCTATCCTCACCTCCGGAACACCCCAGCTATCCCCACCTCCGGAACACCCCAGCTATCCTCACCTCCGGAACATCCCAGCTATCCTCACCTCCTGATCACCCCCAGCTATCCTCACCTCCCGTCCACCCCCCAGCTATCCCCACGTCATGACCACCCTCCAGCTATCCTCACCTTCATGACCACCCCCCAGCTATCCTCACCTCCTGACCACCCCCAGCTATCCTCACCTCCGGACCACCCCAGCTATCCTCACCTCCAGACCACCCCCAGCTATCCTCACCTCCTGACCACCCCCAGCTATCCCCACCTCTGGAACACCCCAGCTATCCCCACCTCCCGACCACCCCCCAGCTATCCCCACCTCCCGACCACCCCCCAGCTATCCCCACCTCCCGACCACCCCCCAGCTATCCTCACCTCCGGACCACCCCAGCTATCCTCACCTCCCGACCACCCCCCAGCTATCTCCACCTCCTGA